From a single Excalfactoria chinensis isolate bCotChi1 unplaced genomic scaffold, bCotChi1.hap2 Scaffold_85, whole genome shotgun sequence genomic region:
- the LOC140265364 gene encoding olfactory receptor 14J1-like — translation MPNSSSISEFLLLSLADTRQLQLLHFWLLLGIYLAALLGNGLISTAVACDQRLHTPMYFFLLNLALLDLGFISTTLPKAMANALWDTRAISYAGCAAQIFFFVFFFSAELSLLTIMSYDRYVAICKPLHYGTLMDSRACATMAAAAWGTVVPNSLLHTASTFSLPLCQGNVVNQFFCEIPQILKLSCSGSNLREVLLLIFSLSLGFVCFVFIVVSYVQIFKTVLRMPSEQGRHKAFSTCLPHLAVVSLFVSTGIFAYLKPPSLSSPSMDLMVALLYSVVPPAVNPLIYSMRSQEVKDAVRKMMTKCVSQILNCPSFRIHAFY, via the coding sequence atgcccaacagcagctccatcagcgagttcctcctgctgtcgttggcagacacgcggcagctgcagctcctgcacttctggctcttgctgggcatctacctggctgccctcctgggcaacggcctcatcagcacagccgtagcctgcgaccagcgcctgcatacccccatgtacttcttcctgctcaacctggccctcctcgacctgggcttcatctccaccactctccccaaagccatggccaacgccctctgggacaccagggccatctcctacgcaggatgtgctgcacagatctttttctttgtcttcttcttctcagcagagctttcccttctcaccatcatgtcctatgaccgctacgttgccatctgcaagcccctgcactacgggaccttgatggacagcagagcttgtgccaccatggcagcagctgcctggggcactgtGGTTcccaattccctgctgcacactgccagtacgttttcactgcctctctgccaaggcaatgttgtcaaccagtttttctgtgaaatcccccagatcctcaagctctcctgctcaggctccaatctcagggaagttttgcttctcatttttagtcTCAGTTTAGGctttgtgtgctttgttttcatagttgtgtcctatgtgcagatcttcaagaccgtgctgaggatgccctctgagcagggacggcacaaagccttctccacgtgcctccctcacctggctgtggtctccctgtttgtcagcactggcatttttgcctacctgaaacccccctctctctcttccccatccatggacctgatggtggcacttctgtactctgtggtacctccagcagtgaaccccctcatctacagcatgaggagccaggaagtcaaggatgcagtgaggaaaatgatgacaaaatgtGTTTCACAAATATTGAACTGCCCTTCTTttagaattcatgctttttaCTGA